In the genome of Apostichopus japonicus isolate 1M-3 chromosome 15, ASM3797524v1, whole genome shotgun sequence, one region contains:
- the LOC139981009 gene encoding carbonic anhydrase 2-like isoform X2, with protein sequence MIVFALLTIFLLSGVDCSEEWSYAGENGPDHWADLEGSYCGGSSQSPININTKDVVLKDFEDWKLSGFSLNDENSGQASSITNNGHSLTVNLDGNYHTSGGGLTTGYKAVQFHFHWGSVDTQGSEHTVDDQMYAAEMHIVHHKDTFDDLGAAVANGDDDDLAVLGVLIEVGESNEALAEVFELAKDVPYEGNTTEIPSNNTISVADMLPKDVTRYFRYLGSLTTPTCNEVVVWTVFEDSISISADQMEILRNLHEGDAQSPEIEDNYRPVQSVNDREIAFSSAAKCLTINSVRK encoded by the exons ATTGTTCTGAAGAATGGTCATATGCTGGAGAAAACG GTCCGGATCACTGGGCTGATCTTGAGGGCAGCTACTGTGGAGGTTCCTCTCAGTCCCCGATAAATATCAACACTAAAGATGTTGTTTTGAAGGACTTTGAGGACTGGAAACTGTCAGGATTTAGCTTAAATGATGAGAATAGCGGACAAGCTTCTTCCATAACCAACAATGGTCattcat TGACTGTGAATCTAGATGGCAATTATCATACGAGTGGTGGCGGGCTCACCACGGGATACAAAGCCGTgcagtttcattttcattgggGTAGTGTCGACACCCAAGGATCAGAACATACAGTAGACGACCAGATGTACGCAGCGGAG ATGCACATTGTCCACCACAAGGATACATTTGATGATTTAGGCGCAGCCGTAGCcaatggtgatgatgacgatCTCGCTGTATTAGGAGTCCTTATTGAG GTTGGGGAATCAAATGAGGCACTCGCGGAGGTGTTTGAATTGGCAAAGGATGTACCGTATGAGG GTAACACCACGGAAATTCCAAGTAATAACACTATATCAGTCGCCGACATGCTTCCTAAGGACGTAACTAGGTACTTCCGGTACCTTGGTTCATTGACCACACCTACGTGCAATGAGGTTGTTGTTTGGACCGTATTTGAAGATAGCATTTCGATATCTGCTGACCAG ATGGAAATTCTCCGAAATTTACACGAAGGCGATGCTCAGAGTCCTGAAATTGAAGATAATTACAGACCAGTGCAAAGTGTAAACGACAGGGAGATCGCCTTCAGCTCCGCGGCAAA ATGTTTGACCATTAATAGCGTTCGAAAGTGA
- the LOC139981009 gene encoding carbonic anhydrase 2-like isoform X1: protein MIVFALLTIFLLSGVDCSEEWSYAGENGPDHWADLEGSYCGGSSQSPININTKDVVLKDFEDWKLSGFSLNDENSGQASSITNNGHSLTVNLDGNYHTSGGGLTTGYKAVQFHFHWGSVDTQGSEHTVDDQMYAAEMHIVHHKDTFDDLGAAVANGDDDDLAVLGVLIEVGESNEALAEVFELAKDVPYEGNTTEIPSNNTISVADMLPKDVTRYFRYLGSLTTPTCNEVVVWTVFEDSISISADQMEILRNLHEGDAQSPEIEDNYRPVQSVNDREIAFSSAAKYSLSLLLSTLSLLVLSLQFSA, encoded by the exons ATTGTTCTGAAGAATGGTCATATGCTGGAGAAAACG GTCCGGATCACTGGGCTGATCTTGAGGGCAGCTACTGTGGAGGTTCCTCTCAGTCCCCGATAAATATCAACACTAAAGATGTTGTTTTGAAGGACTTTGAGGACTGGAAACTGTCAGGATTTAGCTTAAATGATGAGAATAGCGGACAAGCTTCTTCCATAACCAACAATGGTCattcat TGACTGTGAATCTAGATGGCAATTATCATACGAGTGGTGGCGGGCTCACCACGGGATACAAAGCCGTgcagtttcattttcattgggGTAGTGTCGACACCCAAGGATCAGAACATACAGTAGACGACCAGATGTACGCAGCGGAG ATGCACATTGTCCACCACAAGGATACATTTGATGATTTAGGCGCAGCCGTAGCcaatggtgatgatgacgatCTCGCTGTATTAGGAGTCCTTATTGAG GTTGGGGAATCAAATGAGGCACTCGCGGAGGTGTTTGAATTGGCAAAGGATGTACCGTATGAGG GTAACACCACGGAAATTCCAAGTAATAACACTATATCAGTCGCCGACATGCTTCCTAAGGACGTAACTAGGTACTTCCGGTACCTTGGTTCATTGACCACACCTACGTGCAATGAGGTTGTTGTTTGGACCGTATTTGAAGATAGCATTTCGATATCTGCTGACCAG ATGGAAATTCTCCGAAATTTACACGAAGGCGATGCTCAGAGTCCTGAAATTGAAGATAATTACAGACCAGTGCAAAGTGTAAACGACAGGGAGATCGCCTTCAGCTCCGCGGCAAAGTACAGTCTTTCTCTGTTACTTTCAACCCTCTCTTTACTCGTGCTATCTCTTCAGTTCTCTGCATAG